Proteins from a genomic interval of Streptomyces fodineus:
- a CDS encoding helix-turn-helix domain-containing protein, which yields MSHDSTAAPETAARKLSGRRRKEIVAVLLFSGGPIFESSIPLSVFGIDRQDAGVPRYRLLVCAGEEGPLRTTGGLELTAPHGLEAISRAGTVVVPAWRSITAPPPEEALDALRRAHEEGARIVGLCTGAFVLAAAGLLDGRPATTHWMYAPTLAKRYPSVHVDPRELFVDDGDVLTSAGTAAGIDLCLHIVRTDHGNEAAGALARRLVVPPRRTGGQERYLDRSLPEEIGADPLAEVVAWALEHLHEQFDVETLAARAYMSRRTFDRRFRSLTGSAPLQWLITQRVLQAQRLLETSDFSVDEVAGRCGFRSPVALRGHFRRQLGSSPAAYRAAYRARRPQGDRPSDTEPALSAHGQPGPPAGLPGPGPMGHSPALLHPDRDSGVPMQSRRQAAGAVGLLPGPRSGS from the coding sequence ATGAGCCACGACTCCACTGCCGCGCCGGAAACCGCGGCCCGGAAACTCTCCGGGCGACGCCGCAAGGAGATCGTCGCGGTGCTGCTGTTCAGCGGCGGCCCCATCTTCGAGAGTTCCATACCGCTGTCGGTGTTCGGGATAGACCGCCAGGACGCCGGCGTGCCGCGCTACCGACTACTGGTGTGCGCCGGCGAGGAAGGCCCGCTGCGGACCACAGGGGGCCTGGAACTCACCGCGCCGCATGGACTGGAGGCGATCTCACGCGCCGGGACGGTCGTCGTACCGGCCTGGCGATCGATCACCGCGCCACCGCCCGAGGAGGCGCTCGACGCGCTGCGCCGGGCCCACGAGGAGGGGGCACGCATCGTCGGGCTGTGCACCGGCGCCTTCGTCCTCGCGGCGGCGGGCCTGCTGGACGGCCGTCCGGCGACCACCCACTGGATGTACGCGCCGACGCTGGCCAAGCGCTATCCGTCGGTGCACGTCGATCCACGAGAACTGTTCGTGGACGACGGCGACGTGCTGACGTCGGCGGGTACGGCGGCCGGAATCGATCTCTGTCTTCACATCGTGCGGACGGACCACGGCAACGAGGCGGCCGGCGCGCTCGCCCGGCGCCTGGTGGTCCCACCGCGCCGGACAGGCGGCCAGGAGCGCTATCTCGATCGGTCTTTACCGGAGGAGATCGGCGCCGACCCGCTCGCCGAGGTCGTCGCCTGGGCGCTGGAACACCTCCACGAGCAGTTCGACGTGGAGACCCTGGCGGCACGCGCCTATATGAGCCGCCGTACGTTCGACCGCCGGTTCCGCTCGCTGACCGGCAGCGCACCGCTGCAGTGGCTGATCACCCAGCGGGTGCTGCAGGCCCAGCGGCTGCTGGAGACGTCGGACTTCTCCGTGGACGAGGTGGCGGGCCGGTGCGGCTTCCGCTCCCCCGTCGCGCTGCGCGGGCACTTCCGCCGCCAGCTCGGCTCGTCCCCCGCCGCCTACCGGGCCGCCTACCGGGCCCGCCGGCCGCAGGGCGACAGGCCGTCCGACACGGAGCCGGCGCTGTCGGCCCACGGCCAGCCGGGCCCGCCCGCAGGCCTGCCGGGCCCCGGCCCGATGGGCCACAGCCCCGCCCTGCTGCACCCGGACCGCGACAGCGGCGTCCCGATGCAGAGCCGCCGCCAGGCGGCGGGCGCGGTGGGGCTGCTGCCGGGGCCGCGGAGCGGTAGCTGA
- a CDS encoding universal stress protein: protein MAGHEFFEPADRKRPVADPTAADPLAAEESRPSCDPAFRHGVVVGFDGSTSSERALAYAIGMAHRSHSGLIIVHVANRLPTTVWAGCEPPVFVDVPDHRTEVLGLELACADYLAEVPWILVERGGDICHELEEVGREYEADAIVVGSTHGIVGRIFGSVAGRLAKRAQRPVIVIP from the coding sequence ATGGCCGGTCACGAATTCTTCGAACCCGCGGACCGCAAGCGGCCGGTCGCCGATCCCACGGCGGCCGATCCCCTGGCGGCGGAAGAGTCACGCCCCTCATGCGACCCTGCCTTCCGGCACGGAGTCGTCGTCGGCTTCGACGGCTCCACCTCCAGCGAGCGCGCCCTCGCCTACGCCATCGGCATGGCCCACCGCTCGCACTCGGGTCTGATCATCGTCCATGTCGCCAACCGGCTGCCGACCACCGTGTGGGCCGGTTGCGAGCCGCCCGTCTTCGTCGACGTGCCGGACCACCGCACCGAGGTGCTCGGTCTGGAGCTGGCGTGCGCGGACTATCTGGCCGAGGTGCCCTGGATCCTGGTCGAGCGGGGCGGGGACATCTGCCACGAACTCGAAGAGGTGGGGCGGGAGTACGAGGCCGACGCGATCGTCGTCGGCTCCACCCACGGTATCGTCGGCCGCATCTTCGGCTCCGTCGCCGGGCGGCTCGCCAAGCGGGCGCAGCGGCCCGTGATCGTCATTCCCTGA
- a CDS encoding GPR1/FUN34/YaaH family transporter: MDNEVSAGTGSTTVVGRLALGITLLAFGLGTTGVIHGVAASDAVSVAHYVGGVALFLVGLLAFRGGDAASGTGFVALGALWFTWAAAGQSSANGAGLFLLLFALVALTLTLAGGDSLGQVMHGLLFLAMLVLAVAAFADSSSLAKVGGWVAAVSGAVAWYAATAALAHWPTALPRRAAGRGVTAAG; the protein is encoded by the coding sequence GTGGACAACGAAGTCTCTGCGGGAACGGGAAGCACTACCGTGGTCGGCCGACTCGCCCTGGGAATCACCCTGTTGGCGTTCGGCCTCGGTACGACCGGTGTCATCCACGGCGTGGCCGCGTCCGACGCCGTCTCAGTGGCCCACTATGTGGGCGGAGTTGCCCTGTTCCTCGTCGGCCTGCTGGCCTTCCGCGGCGGGGACGCCGCCTCCGGTACGGGCTTCGTGGCCCTCGGTGCGCTGTGGTTCACCTGGGCCGCCGCAGGTCAGTCCTCCGCCAACGGAGCCGGGCTCTTCCTGCTCCTCTTCGCCCTGGTGGCGCTCACCCTGACCCTCGCGGGCGGGGACAGCCTCGGACAGGTCATGCACGGGCTGCTGTTCCTGGCCATGCTGGTGCTGGCCGTCGCGGCCTTCGCCGACAGTTCGTCCTTGGCCAAGGTGGGCGGCTGGGTCGCCGCGGTGTCCGGTGCGGTGGCCTGGTACGCCGCGACGGCCGCGCTGGCGCACTGGCCGACGGCGCTTCCCAGGCGTGCTGCGGGCCGGGGGGTGACGGCCGCCGGCTGA
- the glmS gene encoding glutamine--fructose-6-phosphate transaminase (isomerizing), with translation MCGIVGYIGKRDVAPLLLEGLQRLEYRGYDSAGIVVTAPKAPGLKMVKAKGRVRDLEAKVPARFKGTTGIAHTRWATHGAPSDVNAHPHMSADGKVAVVHNGIIDNAADLRRKLEADGVEFLSETDTEVLTHLIARSTAEKLEDKVRQAVRVIEGTYGIAVLHADFPDRIVVARNGSPVVLGIGEKEMFVASDIAALVMHTRQIVTLDDGEMATLKADDFRTYTTEGTRTTAEPTTVEWEAESYDMGGHDTYMHKEIFEQADAVDRVLRGRIDDRFSTVHLGGLNLDAREARQIRRVKILGCGTSYHAGMIGAQMIEELARIPADAEPASEFRYRNAVVDPDTLYVAVSQSGETYDVLAAVQELKRKGAKVFGVVNVVGSAIAREADAGIYVHAGPEVCVVSTKCFTNMTVAFALLALHLGRTRDLSVRDGKRIIEGLRKLPDQITEILKQEEKIKELAEGYADARSMLFIGRVRGYPVAREASLKLKEVSYIHAEAYPASELKHGPLALIEPALPTVAIVPDDDLLEKNRAALEEIKARSGKILAVAHQHQEKADHTIVVPKNEDELDPILMGIPLQLLAYHTAKALGRDIDKPRNLAKSVTVE, from the coding sequence ATGTGCGGAATTGTCGGATACATCGGGAAGCGTGACGTAGCCCCCTTGCTGCTCGAAGGCCTGCAGCGGCTGGAGTACCGCGGCTACGACTCCGCGGGCATCGTCGTCACCGCCCCGAAGGCGCCCGGCCTGAAGATGGTCAAGGCCAAGGGCCGGGTGCGCGACCTGGAGGCCAAGGTCCCGGCGCGCTTCAAGGGCACCACCGGTATCGCCCACACCCGCTGGGCCACCCACGGCGCTCCCTCCGACGTGAACGCCCACCCGCACATGTCGGCCGACGGCAAGGTCGCCGTCGTCCACAACGGCATCATCGACAACGCCGCCGACCTGCGCCGCAAGCTGGAGGCGGACGGCGTCGAGTTCCTCTCCGAGACCGACACCGAGGTGCTCACCCACCTCATCGCCCGCTCCACGGCCGAGAAGCTGGAGGACAAGGTCCGCCAGGCGGTCCGGGTGATCGAGGGCACGTACGGCATCGCCGTGCTGCACGCCGACTTCCCCGACCGGATCGTGGTGGCCCGCAACGGCTCCCCGGTCGTCCTCGGCATCGGCGAGAAGGAGATGTTCGTCGCCTCCGACATCGCCGCGCTGGTCATGCACACCCGCCAGATAGTGACGCTGGACGACGGCGAGATGGCCACCCTCAAGGCCGACGACTTCCGCACCTACACCACCGAGGGCACGCGTACCACCGCCGAGCCCACCACGGTGGAGTGGGAGGCCGAGTCGTACGACATGGGCGGCCACGACACCTATATGCACAAGGAGATCTTCGAGCAGGCCGACGCCGTGGACCGCGTGCTGCGCGGCCGCATCGACGACCGCTTCTCCACCGTGCACCTCGGCGGCCTCAACCTGGACGCCCGCGAGGCCCGGCAGATCCGCCGCGTGAAGATCCTCGGCTGCGGCACCTCGTACCACGCGGGCATGATCGGCGCCCAGATGATCGAGGAGCTGGCCCGCATCCCCGCCGACGCCGAGCCGGCCTCCGAGTTCCGCTACCGCAACGCGGTCGTCGACCCCGACACCCTGTACGTCGCCGTCTCCCAGTCCGGTGAGACGTACGACGTCCTCGCCGCCGTGCAGGAGCTCAAGCGCAAGGGCGCAAAGGTCTTCGGCGTCGTCAACGTCGTCGGCTCGGCGATCGCGCGCGAGGCGGACGCCGGGATCTACGTCCACGCGGGCCCCGAGGTCTGCGTGGTCTCGACGAAGTGCTTCACGAACATGACGGTGGCCTTCGCCCTCCTCGCCCTCCACCTCGGCCGCACCCGTGACCTCTCGGTCCGCGACGGCAAGCGGATCATCGAGGGCCTGCGCAAGCTGCCGGACCAGATCACCGAGATCCTCAAGCAGGAGGAGAAGATCAAGGAGCTGGCCGAGGGGTACGCCGACGCCCGCTCGATGCTCTTCATCGGCCGCGTCCGGGGCTACCCGGTGGCCCGCGAGGCCTCCCTGAAGCTCAAGGAGGTCTCCTACATCCACGCCGAGGCCTACCCCGCCTCCGAGCTGAAGCACGGCCCGCTGGCCCTGATCGAGCCGGCCCTCCCCACGGTCGCGATCGTCCCCGACGACGACCTGCTGGAGAAGAACCGCGCGGCCCTGGAGGAGATCAAGGCCCGCAGCGGCAAGATCCTCGCGGTGGCCCACCAGCACCAGGAGAAGGCCGACCACACGATCGTCGTCCCGAAGAACGAGGACGAACTGGACCCGATCCTGATGGGCATCCCGCTCCAGCTCCTGGCGTACCACACGGCGAAGGCCCTGGGCCGGGACATCGACAAGCCGCGCAACCTCGCGAAGTCGGTGACGGTGGAGTAG
- a CDS encoding purple acid phosphatase family protein, which yields MGVPEKLAERMSMAEQHEYLRARFSRRTMIRGGAVTLGAVAGGAFVPGATAQAAVPTQRTAPATETVDGALVAPFGRHLAYGNDPRTQMTVSWQVPVAVKNPFIRIGAHPWDLSRKIEAEVRSLYTPAGVGASGDHTQYYLHAQLTHLRPGRTYYYGVGHDGFDPAERHLLGTLGTFTTAPAHKAPFTFTAFGDEGVGYHGLANNALILGQNPAFHLHAGDIAYGDPAGQGKSTDTGFDSRTWDQFLYQTESVAKQVPWMVSYGNHDMEAWYSPNGYGGEEARWTLPDNGPDAKNLPGVYSFVHGNTAVISLDPNDVSFEIPANLGISGGTQTTWFETQLKKYRSCDDIDFIVVFFHHCAYCTSTAHASEGGVRQEWVPLFEKYQVDLVINGHNHQYERTDVIKDNKVTKKLPIGGTAYPETEGVVYVTAGAAGRSLYAFSAPDSYEGHEHEVDSVASFINTKDGKVNETVTWSRVRYLNYSFLRVDVTPAPKGRQTTLTVSGIAETGDRIDHFTVSRTAK from the coding sequence ATGGGAGTACCCGAGAAGCTGGCCGAGCGCATGAGCATGGCCGAGCAGCATGAGTACCTGCGCGCCAGATTCTCACGGCGCACCATGATCAGAGGCGGCGCCGTCACGCTGGGCGCCGTCGCGGGTGGCGCGTTCGTGCCGGGCGCCACCGCCCAGGCGGCGGTGCCGACGCAGCGCACCGCCCCCGCCACCGAGACGGTCGACGGCGCCCTCGTCGCCCCCTTCGGCCGCCACCTCGCCTACGGCAACGACCCGCGCACGCAGATGACCGTCTCCTGGCAGGTCCCGGTCGCCGTGAAGAACCCGTTCATCCGCATCGGCGCGCACCCCTGGGACCTCTCCCGCAAGATCGAGGCCGAGGTCCGCAGCCTCTACACCCCGGCCGGCGTCGGCGCGAGCGGCGACCACACGCAGTACTACCTGCACGCCCAGCTGACCCACCTGCGCCCCGGCAGGACGTACTACTACGGCGTCGGCCACGACGGCTTCGACCCGGCCGAGCGGCACCTGCTGGGCACCCTGGGCACCTTCACCACCGCCCCCGCCCACAAGGCGCCGTTCACCTTCACCGCCTTCGGTGACGAGGGCGTCGGCTACCACGGCCTGGCCAACAACGCCCTGATCCTCGGCCAGAACCCGGCCTTCCACCTGCACGCCGGCGACATCGCCTACGGCGACCCGGCCGGCCAGGGCAAGAGCACCGACACCGGCTTCGACTCGCGCACCTGGGACCAGTTCCTGTACCAGACCGAGTCGGTCGCCAAGCAGGTCCCGTGGATGGTCAGTTACGGCAACCACGACATGGAGGCCTGGTACTCGCCCAACGGTTACGGCGGCGAGGAGGCCCGCTGGACCCTCCCGGACAACGGCCCGGACGCGAAGAACCTGCCCGGCGTCTACTCCTTCGTCCACGGCAACACCGCGGTGATCTCGCTGGACCCGAACGACGTCTCCTTCGAGATCCCGGCGAACCTGGGTATATCGGGCGGAACCCAGACCACGTGGTTCGAGACCCAGCTGAAGAAGTACCGGTCGTGTGACGACATCGACTTCATCGTCGTCTTCTTCCACCACTGTGCGTACTGCACGTCCACGGCGCACGCCTCGGAGGGGGGCGTGCGCCAGGAGTGGGTGCCGCTGTTCGAGAAGTACCAGGTGGACCTGGTCATCAACGGCCACAACCACCAGTACGAGCGCACCGACGTGATCAAGGACAACAAGGTCACCAAGAAGCTCCCGATCGGCGGCACCGCCTACCCCGAGACCGAGGGTGTGGTCTACGTCACCGCCGGCGCGGCGGGCCGCAGCCTGTACGCGTTCAGCGCCCCGGACTCCTACGAGGGCCACGAGCACGAGGTCGACTCGGTCGCGTCCTTCATCAACACCAAGGACGGCAAGGTCAACGAGACCGTCACCTGGTCCCGCGTGCGCTACCTCAACTACTCCTTCCTGCGCGTGGACGTCACCCCCGCGCCGAAGGGCCGGCAGACCACGCTGACGGTGTCGGGCATCGCCGAGACCGGCGACCGTATCGACCACTTCACGGTGTCCCGTACGGCGAAGTAA
- a CDS encoding DUF4429 domain-containing protein has protein sequence MAEIIQKDGTWTFDGDTLRLTPGRDKNVGLLRRELGELVVPLGALAGVSFEQGRKSGRLRLRLRDGADPLTQATGGRLAESNDPYQLTVESDRYGVAEYFADEVRNALLLDGVSPDPVAEYLLPGPALPVSASAGDGTAGFDGERVRLEWNWKTEDAKAATGPRTIPLADLTGVQWQPAAGLENGHLRFLVRGAPVTAPAKYDPNAVELWGFKKDPLMALVAAAVQARLPHPAAEPAGIRTEPPRLTKEPEPAESDHDALLRRLRELGELHRDGVLTGEEFTLAKQAVLKRM, from the coding sequence ATGGCGGAAATCATCCAGAAGGACGGCACCTGGACCTTCGACGGCGACACCCTGCGACTCACCCCCGGGCGGGACAAGAACGTGGGCCTGCTCCGCCGCGAGCTGGGCGAACTCGTCGTACCGCTGGGAGCGTTGGCCGGTGTCTCCTTCGAGCAGGGGCGGAAGTCGGGGCGGCTCAGGCTGCGGCTGCGCGACGGCGCCGATCCTCTGACCCAGGCCACCGGCGGCCGGCTCGCCGAGTCGAACGACCCGTATCAGCTGACGGTGGAGTCCGACCGGTACGGCGTCGCCGAGTACTTCGCGGACGAGGTGCGCAACGCGCTGCTGCTGGACGGCGTTTCACCGGATCCGGTCGCCGAGTACCTGCTGCCGGGGCCGGCGCTGCCGGTGTCCGCCTCGGCCGGGGACGGCACGGCGGGCTTCGACGGGGAGCGGGTGCGGCTGGAGTGGAACTGGAAGACCGAGGACGCCAAGGCCGCCACCGGCCCCCGTACGATCCCCCTCGCGGACCTCACCGGCGTGCAGTGGCAGCCGGCGGCCGGTCTCGAGAACGGCCATCTGCGGTTCCTGGTGCGCGGCGCCCCGGTGACGGCGCCGGCCAAGTACGACCCGAACGCGGTCGAGCTGTGGGGCTTCAAGAAGGACCCGCTGATGGCGCTGGTGGCCGCCGCCGTCCAGGCACGGCTGCCGCATCCCGCCGCGGAGCCGGCGGGCATACGGACCGAGCCGCCGCGGCTCACCAAGGAGCCGGAGCCCGCCGAGAGCGACCACGACGCCCTGCTGCGGCGGCTGCGCGAGCTGGGTGAACTGCACCGCGACGGGGTCCTGACGGGCGAGGAGTTCACCCTGGCCAAGCAGGCGGTCCTCAAGCGGATGTGA
- a CDS encoding beta-N-acetylhexosaminidase has product MAAAGVFTLGAAPAASAAQAATPTPLDQVVPAPASVQPGGTPYRISRATGVRVDDSAEVRRIGGYLTGILRPSTGYPLPLTTGQGAGGIRLHLAKGDFGAEGYRLHSDARGVTITASAPAGLFHGVQTLRQLLPAAVEKKTAQPGPWQIAGGTMEDRPRYSYRGAMLDVSRHFFTVDQVKRSIDQLALYKINELHLHLSDDQGWRIAIDSWPRLATYGGSTEVGGGKGGSYTKADYREIVRYAASRYLEVVPEIDMPGHTNAALASYADLNCDGVAPPLYTGTQVGFSSLCVPKEVTYTFADDVIRELAALTPGRYLHIGGDEAHSTSHDDYVTFMDRVQPIVAKYGKTVIGWHQLTGAHPAKGALAQYWGLDSTSATEKAQVAQAAQNGTGLILSPADRVYLDMKYTSSTKPGTKWAGYVEVQRSYDWNPGAYLPGAPASSIRGVEAPLWTETLKTNADLDYMAFPRLPGAAELGWSPPATHDWNTYKLRLAAQAPRWDALGIDYYHSPQVPWPTN; this is encoded by the coding sequence ATGGCGGCGGCCGGGGTGTTCACCCTCGGCGCGGCGCCCGCGGCTTCCGCGGCTCAGGCGGCCACCCCGACACCGCTGGACCAGGTGGTCCCGGCGCCCGCCTCCGTCCAGCCCGGCGGCACCCCGTACCGCATCAGCCGCGCGACCGGCGTCCGCGTCGACGACTCCGCCGAGGTCCGCCGCATCGGCGGCTACCTCACCGGCATCCTGCGGCCCTCCACCGGCTACCCGCTGCCGCTCACCACCGGCCAGGGCGCCGGCGGCATCCGACTCCACCTCGCCAAGGGCGACTTCGGCGCCGAGGGCTACCGGCTGCACAGCGACGCGCGCGGTGTCACCATCACCGCGTCGGCCCCCGCCGGCCTCTTCCACGGCGTCCAGACCCTGCGTCAGCTCCTCCCGGCGGCCGTGGAGAAGAAGACCGCCCAGCCCGGCCCCTGGCAGATCGCCGGCGGCACCATGGAGGACCGCCCCCGCTACTCCTACCGGGGCGCCATGCTGGACGTCTCCCGGCACTTCTTCACGGTCGACCAGGTCAAACGCTCCATCGACCAGCTGGCCCTCTACAAGATCAACGAGCTGCATCTCCACCTCAGCGACGATCAGGGCTGGCGCATCGCCATCGACTCCTGGCCGCGCCTGGCCACCTACGGCGGCTCCACCGAGGTCGGCGGCGGCAAGGGCGGCTCCTACACCAAGGCGGACTACCGGGAGATCGTGCGGTACGCCGCCTCCCGCTATCTGGAGGTCGTCCCCGAGATCGACATGCCCGGCCACACCAACGCGGCCCTCGCCTCCTACGCCGACCTCAACTGCGACGGCGTGGCACCCCCGCTGTACACCGGCACCCAGGTCGGCTTCAGCTCGCTGTGCGTGCCGAAGGAGGTCACGTACACCTTCGCGGACGACGTGATCAGGGAGCTGGCGGCCCTCACCCCCGGCCGCTACCTCCACATCGGCGGCGACGAGGCGCACTCCACCAGCCACGACGACTACGTGACGTTCATGGACCGCGTGCAGCCGATCGTCGCCAAGTACGGCAAGACGGTCATCGGCTGGCACCAGCTCACCGGCGCCCACCCGGCCAAGGGCGCCCTCGCCCAGTACTGGGGCCTGGACAGCACCAGCGCCACGGAGAAGGCCCAGGTCGCCCAGGCCGCCCAGAACGGCACGGGCCTGATCCTGTCCCCGGCGGACCGCGTCTACCTCGACATGAAGTACACCAGCAGCACCAAGCCGGGCACGAAGTGGGCCGGTTACGTCGAGGTGCAGCGGTCGTACGACTGGAATCCCGGCGCCTACCTCCCGGGCGCCCCGGCATCGTCCATCAGGGGCGTGGAGGCCCCCCTGTGGACGGAGACCCTGAAGACGAACGCCGACCTCGACTACATGGCGTTCCCCCGCCTCCCGGGCGCGGCCGAACTGGGCTGGTCCCCGCCGGCCACCCACGACTGGAACACCTACAAACTCCGCCTGGCAGCCCAGGCTCCCCGCTGGGACGCCCTCGGCATCGACTACTACCACTCACCACAGGTCCCCTGGCCGACGAACTGA
- a CDS encoding LysM peptidoglycan-binding domain-containing protein — MPRHARKRSPRTHRFLAGGAITVGTLVMACTAATGSAQAATATATAPSYTVKAGDHLASIARALKVPGGWSAIASANHLSSPYSLLPGQVLTLPAGSAAPAKAATTKAAPASTSSAAGQSYANNLDGWIKQALATMAQNHIPGTYNGIYRNVIRESSGNPNAINNWDSNAAKGTPSKGLLQVIQPTFDAYHVPGTSTNIYDPVANITAACNYAYHRYGSIDNVFSAY, encoded by the coding sequence ATGCCCCGTCATGCCCGTAAGCGCTCTCCCCGGACGCACCGGTTCCTCGCCGGCGGCGCCATCACCGTCGGTACCCTCGTCATGGCCTGCACGGCCGCGACGGGCAGCGCCCAGGCCGCCACCGCCACCGCCACCGCGCCCAGCTACACCGTCAAGGCCGGCGACCACCTGGCCTCGATCGCCCGTGCCCTCAAGGTGCCGGGCGGCTGGTCGGCCATCGCGTCGGCCAACCACCTCAGCAGCCCCTACTCGCTCCTGCCGGGCCAGGTCCTCACTCTGCCCGCCGGCTCGGCGGCCCCGGCCAAGGCGGCCACGACCAAGGCCGCACCGGCGAGCACCTCGTCCGCCGCCGGCCAGAGCTACGCCAACAACCTGGACGGCTGGATCAAGCAGGCGCTGGCGACCATGGCCCAGAACCACATCCCGGGCACCTACAACGGCATCTACCGCAACGTCATACGGGAGTCCTCCGGCAACCCGAACGCCATCAACAACTGGGACTCCAACGCCGCCAAGGGCACCCCGTCCAAGGGCCTGCTCCAGGTGATCCAGCCGACGTTCGACGCCTACCACGTGCCGGGCACCTCGACGAACATCTACGACCCGGTCGCCAACATCACCGCCGCGTGCAACTACGCGTACCACCGCTACGGCTCGATCGACAACGTGTTCAGCGCGTACTGA
- a CDS encoding IucA/IucC family protein has product MTLADTVAHLSPERWATANRLLIRKALGEFAHERLITPEQERDGYVVHGDDGLTSYRFSAVRRALDHWQIDADSITRHREGTELPLSALDFFIELKQSLGLSDEILPVYLEEISSTLSGTCYKLTKPKVTSTELARQGFQAIETGMTEGHPCFVANNGRLGFGIHEYLSYAPETASPVRLVWLAAHRSRAAFTAGAGIEYESFLREELGEATLNRFRRVLTDQGLDPADYLLIPVHPWQWWNKLSVTFAAEVARRHLVCLGEGDDEYLAQQSIRTFFNTSDPHKHYVKTALSVLNMGFMRGLSAAYMEATPVINDWLAQLIENDPVLKSTGLTIIRERAAVGYRHLEYEQATDRSSPYRKMLAALWRESPVPSLQEGESLATMASLLHVDHTDASFAGALIARSGLTPTQWLRRYLRAYYTPLLHSFYAYDLVFMPHGENVILVLRDGVVQRAVYKDIAEEIAVMDPDAVLPPEVRRIRVEVPEDKKLLSIFTDVFDCFFRFLAANLAREEILEEDDFWRTVAEVTREYQEANPGLSDRFRQYDMFAPEFALSCLNRLQLRDNRQMVDLADPSGALQLVGTLKNPLAGL; this is encoded by the coding sequence ATGACCCTCGCCGACACCGTGGCCCACCTCTCCCCCGAGCGCTGGGCGACCGCCAACCGCCTGCTCATACGCAAGGCGCTCGGCGAGTTCGCGCACGAGCGCCTGATCACTCCTGAGCAGGAGCGTGACGGGTACGTCGTCCACGGCGACGACGGGCTGACCTCCTACCGCTTCTCCGCCGTCCGGCGCGCCCTCGACCACTGGCAGATCGATGCCGACTCGATCACCCGGCACCGCGAGGGCACCGAACTCCCCCTCTCCGCTTTGGACTTCTTCATCGAGCTGAAGCAGTCCCTGGGCCTGAGCGACGAGATCCTGCCGGTCTATCTGGAGGAGATCTCCTCCACCCTCTCCGGCACCTGCTACAAGCTCACCAAACCGAAGGTGACCTCCACCGAGCTGGCCCGTCAGGGCTTCCAGGCGATCGAGACCGGGATGACCGAGGGCCACCCCTGCTTCGTCGCGAACAACGGGCGGCTCGGGTTCGGCATCCACGAGTACCTGTCGTACGCCCCGGAGACCGCGAGCCCCGTCCGGCTGGTGTGGCTGGCCGCGCACCGCTCGCGGGCGGCGTTCACGGCGGGTGCCGGCATCGAGTACGAGTCGTTCCTGCGGGAGGAGCTGGGCGAGGCCACGCTGAACCGTTTCCGCAGGGTGCTCACCGACCAGGGCCTCGACCCCGCCGACTACCTCCTCATCCCGGTCCACCCCTGGCAGTGGTGGAACAAGCTCTCCGTCACCTTCGCCGCCGAGGTGGCCCGACGGCATCTGGTCTGCCTGGGCGAGGGCGACGACGAGTACCTGGCCCAGCAGTCGATACGCACCTTCTTCAACACCAGCGACCCGCACAAGCACTATGTGAAAACAGCCCTCTCGGTCCTCAACATGGGCTTCATGCGCGGGCTGTCGGCGGCCTACATGGAGGCGACGCCGGTGATCAACGACTGGCTGGCCCAGCTGATCGAGAACGACCCGGTGCTGAAGTCGACCGGCCTCACGATCATCCGGGAGCGGGCGGCCGTCGGCTACCGGCACCTGGAGTACGAGCAGGCCACCGACCGCTCCTCGCCGTACCGCAAGATGCTGGCCGCGCTGTGGCGGGAGAGCCCCGTGCCCTCGCTCCAGGAGGGCGAGTCGCTGGCGACCATGGCCTCGCTCCTGCACGTGGACCACACCGACGCGTCCTTCGCGGGCGCGCTGATCGCCCGGTCGGGCCTCACACCGACGCAGTGGCTACGGCGCTACCTCCGGGCGTACTACACCCCGCTCCTGCACAGCTTCTACGCCTACGACCTCGTCTTCATGCCGCACGGCGAGAACGTGATCCTGGTACTGAGGGACGGGGTGGTGCAGCGGGCGGTCTACAAGGACATCGCCGAGGAGATCGCGGTGATGGACCCGGACGCGGTACTGCCGCCGGAGGTGCGGCGCATCCGCGTCGAGGTCCCGGAGGACAAGAAACTCCTGTCGATCTTCACGGACGTCTTCGACTGCTTCTTCCGCTTCCTCGCGGCGAACCTGGCCCGCGAGGAGATCCTGGAGGAGGACGACTTCTGGCGTACGGTCGCGGAGGTCACCCGCGAGTACCAGGAGGCGAACCCCGGCCTGTCCGACAGGTTCCGCCAGTACGACATGTTCGCCCCGGAGTTCGCCCTGTCCTGCCTGAACCGGCTCCAGCTGCGCGACAACAGGCAGATGGTGGATCTCGCCGACCCCTCGGGCGCGCTGCAGCTGGTGGGCACCCTGAAGAACCCGCTCGCCGGCCTCTGA